Proteins from one Gibbsiella quercinecans genomic window:
- a CDS encoding winged helix-turn-helix transcriptional regulator, whose amino-acid sequence MTEAAALTKEKNLMALPAIGEPCPMVDFMNLLSGKWAIPILYRLIIIDGPVRFGVLQRAVAPIAQKELTRQLRQFEQRGLVLRTVYPEVPPRVEYQITELGRTLRPTLDSLADWMRVHTAQLNGG is encoded by the coding sequence ATGACAGAGGCTGCGGCACTAACGAAAGAAAAAAATTTAATGGCGCTACCGGCGATTGGCGAACCCTGTCCGATGGTGGATTTTATGAATTTGCTGTCTGGGAAATGGGCAATCCCCATTCTTTATCGGCTAATTATTATTGATGGCCCCGTTCGTTTTGGCGTATTGCAACGGGCGGTTGCGCCTATTGCCCAGAAAGAGTTGACGCGCCAGCTACGGCAATTTGAGCAGCGTGGGCTGGTGTTGCGCACGGTGTATCCGGAAGTGCCGCCGCGGGTTGAGTATCAGATTACCGAACTGGGCAGAACGCTGCGGCCGACGCTTGATTCGCTGGCTGACTGGATGCGTGTGCACACGGCACAGTTAAATGGGGGATGA
- the hinT gene encoding purine nucleoside phosphoramidase — protein MAEETIFSKIIRREIPADVVYQDELVTAFRDISPQAPTHILIVPNLLIPTVNHVTAEHEAALGRMITAAAKIAEQEGIAEDGYRLIINCNRHAGQEVYHIHMHLVGGRALGPLLAR, from the coding sequence ATGGCCGAAGAAACGATTTTCAGTAAAATTATCCGCCGCGAAATCCCTGCTGACGTAGTCTATCAGGATGAACTGGTTACCGCTTTCCGCGACATCTCCCCCCAGGCGCCGACTCACATTCTGATCGTGCCAAACCTGTTGATCCCAACCGTTAACCATGTAACAGCCGAACATGAGGCCGCGCTGGGGCGGATGATCACCGCCGCGGCGAAAATTGCCGAACAGGAAGGCATTGCCGAGGACGGCTACCGCCTGATCATCAACTGCAACCGCCACGCCGGGCAAGAGGTCTACCACATCCATATGCACCTGGTCGGCGGCCGCGCGCTTGGCCCACTGTTGGCGCGCTGA
- a CDS encoding SDR family oxidoreductase has product MTRLQGKYALITGGTSGIGLETARQFVREGATVAITGRNPAGLTAAGEELGKLLLLHSDAGDVAGQSDIARQLAQRWPRLDVLFVNAGDVTHRPLADWDQQSYDRLMETNLKGPFFLIKALLPLLANPASIILCGSVSAHIGLPQSSAYAASKAGLLSLARTLSGELHHRGIRINGLSPGPTDTPAFNKLGVADAVQQQTMKDGIRALVPIGRMGTPLELAQAAVFLASDESAFMVGAELQMDGGMGNL; this is encoded by the coding sequence ATGACACGATTGCAAGGCAAGTATGCACTGATTACCGGCGGCACCAGCGGCATCGGGCTGGAAACGGCACGCCAATTTGTACGCGAGGGTGCGACCGTCGCCATTACCGGGCGCAACCCGGCAGGACTTACCGCCGCAGGCGAGGAATTGGGGAAGCTTCTGCTGCTCCATAGCGATGCCGGAGATGTCGCCGGGCAGAGCGATATTGCGCGGCAGTTGGCACAGCGTTGGCCGCGGCTGGACGTCCTGTTCGTTAATGCCGGCGACGTTACTCATCGCCCACTGGCCGATTGGGATCAACAGAGCTATGACCGCCTGATGGAGACTAACCTCAAAGGGCCATTTTTCCTGATTAAGGCCCTTCTCCCTCTGTTAGCCAACCCTGCATCTATTATTCTGTGCGGTTCAGTCAGCGCCCATATCGGCCTGCCGCAAAGCAGTGCCTATGCCGCCAGCAAGGCTGGGCTATTGTCTTTAGCCCGCACACTGTCCGGCGAGTTGCACCACCGTGGCATCCGCATTAATGGCCTTAGCCCTGGGCCGACCGATACGCCGGCATTCAACAAATTGGGGGTTGCCGATGCCGTTCAACAGCAAACAATGAAAGATGGCATCCGCGCCCTGGTGCCGATTGGCCGTATGGGCACGCCGCTTGAGCTGGCGCAAGCGGCAGTATTTCTTGCTTCGGATGAATCAGCATTTATGGTAGGCGCGGAATTGCAGATGGATGGCGGCATGGGCAACCTATAA
- a CDS encoding YcfL family protein codes for MKSLRRLFNRKPWLIALAMPVMLLNGCSHPAAIALNERQTVVMDSSVMVAGIFASQPTIKGASGRVMATSVLTNSQPTPVTVHYRFYWYDAQGLDILPVEKTREITVAPNSDAEVYSINGNLDAKRVRLYLLL; via the coding sequence ATGAAAAGCCTACGGCGCCTTTTCAACCGTAAGCCGTGGCTCATCGCTCTGGCGATGCCGGTTATGCTGCTTAACGGTTGCAGCCACCCGGCGGCGATCGCGCTTAATGAGCGGCAAACGGTGGTGATGGATTCTTCCGTCATGGTCGCCGGGATTTTTGCCAGCCAGCCAACCATCAAAGGCGCATCTGGGCGCGTGATGGCCACCTCGGTGCTCACTAACAGCCAGCCGACCCCAGTGACGGTGCACTACCGTTTTTATTGGTATGACGCCCAGGGATTGGATATCCTGCCCGTTGAAAAAACGCGTGAAATTACCGTCGCGCCCAATTCGGACGCCGAGGTGTACTCCATCAACGGCAATCTGGATGCTAAACGCGTCCGGCTGTATTTACTCTTGTAA